Part of the Leptolyngbya sp. BL0902 genome, ACCGCCCCCAAGGCCACCGTAGACTCTTGCTGGGTGATGTAGGCCATCAGCGCCGCCGGGGCAAAGAGAATCATGGATTCAAAGGCATTTTCGTGGGCCCAGGTGGCTCGTTGGGCATAGGGAGGCAGTTTGGCCAACATGGCGCGGGGGGCCGACTGGTCGTAGCCCACCTTGAGCCGAGCATAGCCCACGGCCAAAAACGGCACATAGACCAAAGCGGCGGCGAGGGGGATGCTGAGCAGGAGAAAACCGGGCATTGCCATGACTATTCCCTAATCTCTAATCGACGTAAGACAGCATGATGAAGGGGGCCGTGCCCACCCTACCGAGCTTTCCGGTTTCCT contains:
- a CDS encoding MAPEG family protein, which produces MAMPGFLLLSIPLAAALVYVPFLAVGYARLKVGYDQSAPRAMLAKLPPYAQRATWAHENAFESMILFAPAALMAYITQQESTVALGAVVVYLVARALYPMFYIANIPALRSLMFGLANLGTITLYVLSCRAAFL